The following proteins come from a genomic window of Crassostrea angulata isolate pt1a10 chromosome 1, ASM2561291v2, whole genome shotgun sequence:
- the LOC128166509 gene encoding transmembrane protein 241-like isoform X3, with protein MMLAVKGEDRKMASSIGIYAILFVLTNFVNKYVLSVLEFKYPTVFQGWQTLVGFIVLRLLVITKHVPAMLTDTQRSDWVRWIPGMMLFAGSVYSGSKGLANLPVPVFFALQNLSSVIVCGVQMIITQTLIIYNRPLMYFELTSFFTYCMMMLTVISSVVIIHSDPQFNQQGYIWVGLHIVFTGGLQIYSKLSTGRLQASSLEKLYCNYIYCIVLFAPSSYLIGDALEAASFPYLYFSKFWFGCILSGVFGVLLSLHSINLQEKELGPVNFAKVQGCSKILAITMVPVHFCQQVDIMFSLRITLRRIKITLTILQDQTTFEIHMNFLLSVQPLQFC; from the exons ATGATGCTAGCGGTTAAGGGGGAGGATAGGAAAATGGCATCATCCATAGGAATCTATGCCATATTGTTTGTCCTTACAAACTTTGTAAACAAG TATGTTCTCTCAGTTCTGGAATTCAAATACCCAACTGTGTTTCAAGG ATGGCAGACTCTGGTTGGATTCATTGTGCTCCGTCTTCTTGTCATTACAAAACATGTCCCAGCAATGCTGACAGACACTCAAAG GTCAGACTGGGTTCGGTGGATACCAGGCATGATGTTGTTTGCCGGCTCTGTTTACTCGGGTTCTAAAGGTCTGGCTAACCTG CCAGTGCCTGTGTTCTTTGCTCTCCAAAACTTATCTTCAGTCATTGTGTGTGGGGTCCAGATGATCATTACTCAAACA CTCATTATTTACAATAGGCCATTAATGTATTTTGAG CTCACAAGCTTTTTCACCTACTGTATGATGATGTTGACAGTCATATCTTCTGTGGTCATCATCCACAGTGATCCTCAG tttaaccAACAAGGATATATATGGGTTGGATTACACATCGTATTTACAg gGGGGCTACAAATTTATTCAAAGTTGTCAACAGGGAGATTACAAGCTAG TTCTTTAGAAAAGCTATATTGCAATTATATTTACTG CATAGTTTTGTTTGCACCGTCCAGTTATTTGATTG GTGATGCACTAGAAGCAGCCAGCTTTCCTTATCTGTATTTTTCAAAGTTCTGGTTTGGCTGCATTCTAAG tggcGTGTTTGGTGTTTTATTAAGTTTACATTCCATAAACTTACAAGAAAAAGAATTGGGACCAGTAAATTTTGCCAAAGTTCAAGGCTGCTCAAAG ATTCTAGCCATTACAATGGTACCAGTACACTTCTGCCAACAAGTCGACATAATGTTCTCTTTGAGGATTACATTAAGGAGGATAAAGATTACATTGACGATTTTACAGGACCAGACGACCTTTGAGATTCATATGAACTTTTTATTATCTGTACAACCattacaattttgttaa
- the LOC128166509 gene encoding transmembrane protein 241-like isoform X2 produces MMLAVKGEDRKMASSIGIYAILFVLTNFVNKYVLSVLEFKYPTVFQGWQTLVGFIVLRLLVITKHVPAMLTDTQRSDWVRWIPGMMLFAGSVYSGSKGLANLPVPVFFALQNLSSVIVCGVQMIITQTLTSFFTYCMMMLTVISSVVIIHSDPQFNQQGYIWVGLHIVFTGGLQIYSKLSTGRLQASSLEKLYCNYIYCIVLFAPSSYLIGDALEAASFPYLYFSKFWFGCILSGVFGVLLSLHSINLQEKELGPVNFAKVQGCSKILASFLSYLVFSDFYTANFAMWILINLLAGLSVEDSRLCTTDKEDSEDSSHYNGTSTLLPTSRHNVLFEDYIKEDKDYIDDFTGPDDL; encoded by the exons ATGATGCTAGCGGTTAAGGGGGAGGATAGGAAAATGGCATCATCCATAGGAATCTATGCCATATTGTTTGTCCTTACAAACTTTGTAAACAAG TATGTTCTCTCAGTTCTGGAATTCAAATACCCAACTGTGTTTCAAGG ATGGCAGACTCTGGTTGGATTCATTGTGCTCCGTCTTCTTGTCATTACAAAACATGTCCCAGCAATGCTGACAGACACTCAAAG GTCAGACTGGGTTCGGTGGATACCAGGCATGATGTTGTTTGCCGGCTCTGTTTACTCGGGTTCTAAAGGTCTGGCTAACCTG CCAGTGCCTGTGTTCTTTGCTCTCCAAAACTTATCTTCAGTCATTGTGTGTGGGGTCCAGATGATCATTACTCAAACA CTCACAAGCTTTTTCACCTACTGTATGATGATGTTGACAGTCATATCTTCTGTGGTCATCATCCACAGTGATCCTCAG tttaaccAACAAGGATATATATGGGTTGGATTACACATCGTATTTACAg gGGGGCTACAAATTTATTCAAAGTTGTCAACAGGGAGATTACAAGCTAG TTCTTTAGAAAAGCTATATTGCAATTATATTTACTG CATAGTTTTGTTTGCACCGTCCAGTTATTTGATTG GTGATGCACTAGAAGCAGCCAGCTTTCCTTATCTGTATTTTTCAAAGTTCTGGTTTGGCTGCATTCTAAG tggcGTGTTTGGTGTTTTATTAAGTTTACATTCCATAAACTTACAAGAAAAAGAATTGGGACCAGTAAATTTTGCCAAAGTTCAAGGCTGCTCAAAG ATTTTAGCTTCCTTCTTGTCATATTTGGTGTTCAGTGACTTCTATACAGCAAACTTTGCAATGTG gattttaataaatttgttgGCTGGACTCAGTGTAGAAGATTCTCGGCTATGTACAACTGACAAAGAGGATTCTGAAG ATTCTAGCCATTACAATGGTACCAGTACACTTCTGCCAACAAGTCGACATAATGTTCTCTTTGAGGATTACATTAAGGAGGATAAAGATTACATTGACGATTTTACAGGACCAGACGACCTTTGA
- the LOC128166509 gene encoding transmembrane protein 241-like isoform X1, protein MMLAVKGEDRKMASSIGIYAILFVLTNFVNKYVLSVLEFKYPTVFQGWQTLVGFIVLRLLVITKHVPAMLTDTQRSDWVRWIPGMMLFAGSVYSGSKGLANLPVPVFFALQNLSSVIVCGVQMIITQTLIIYNRPLMYFELTSFFTYCMMMLTVISSVVIIHSDPQFNQQGYIWVGLHIVFTGGLQIYSKLSTGRLQASSLEKLYCNYIYCIVLFAPSSYLIGDALEAASFPYLYFSKFWFGCILSGVFGVLLSLHSINLQEKELGPVNFAKVQGCSKILASFLSYLVFSDFYTANFAMWILINLLAGLSVEDSRLCTTDKEDSEDSSHYNGTSTLLPTSRHNVLFEDYIKEDKDYIDDFTGPDDL, encoded by the exons ATGATGCTAGCGGTTAAGGGGGAGGATAGGAAAATGGCATCATCCATAGGAATCTATGCCATATTGTTTGTCCTTACAAACTTTGTAAACAAG TATGTTCTCTCAGTTCTGGAATTCAAATACCCAACTGTGTTTCAAGG ATGGCAGACTCTGGTTGGATTCATTGTGCTCCGTCTTCTTGTCATTACAAAACATGTCCCAGCAATGCTGACAGACACTCAAAG GTCAGACTGGGTTCGGTGGATACCAGGCATGATGTTGTTTGCCGGCTCTGTTTACTCGGGTTCTAAAGGTCTGGCTAACCTG CCAGTGCCTGTGTTCTTTGCTCTCCAAAACTTATCTTCAGTCATTGTGTGTGGGGTCCAGATGATCATTACTCAAACA CTCATTATTTACAATAGGCCATTAATGTATTTTGAG CTCACAAGCTTTTTCACCTACTGTATGATGATGTTGACAGTCATATCTTCTGTGGTCATCATCCACAGTGATCCTCAG tttaaccAACAAGGATATATATGGGTTGGATTACACATCGTATTTACAg gGGGGCTACAAATTTATTCAAAGTTGTCAACAGGGAGATTACAAGCTAG TTCTTTAGAAAAGCTATATTGCAATTATATTTACTG CATAGTTTTGTTTGCACCGTCCAGTTATTTGATTG GTGATGCACTAGAAGCAGCCAGCTTTCCTTATCTGTATTTTTCAAAGTTCTGGTTTGGCTGCATTCTAAG tggcGTGTTTGGTGTTTTATTAAGTTTACATTCCATAAACTTACAAGAAAAAGAATTGGGACCAGTAAATTTTGCCAAAGTTCAAGGCTGCTCAAAG ATTTTAGCTTCCTTCTTGTCATATTTGGTGTTCAGTGACTTCTATACAGCAAACTTTGCAATGTG gattttaataaatttgttgGCTGGACTCAGTGTAGAAGATTCTCGGCTATGTACAACTGACAAAGAGGATTCTGAAG ATTCTAGCCATTACAATGGTACCAGTACACTTCTGCCAACAAGTCGACATAATGTTCTCTTTGAGGATTACATTAAGGAGGATAAAGATTACATTGACGATTTTACAGGACCAGACGACCTTTGA
- the LOC128155839 gene encoding U5 small nuclear ribonucleoprotein 40 kDa protein-like → MDFKRKAVETAVVPVKKPRTDITAYGAGQSGALIESGPPRLSNLEAPIMQLSGHEGEIYTAKFSPDGQMIASSGFDRLILFWTVYGECENFAVLKGHTGAVMELQFSTDGNSLVTASTDKTVAFWDVEVGERIKKLKGHTTFVNSCQIARRGPQLICSGSDDGTIKLWDARKKGCQQTFQSTYQVTAVSFNDTAEQVISGGIDNDIKVWDLRKNDILYRLRGHTDTVTGLQLSPDGSYLLSNSMDNTVRIWDVRPFAPQERCVKVFQGHQHTFEKNLLRCAWSPDGSKISAGSGDRYLYIWDTTSRRILYKLPGHAGSVNDVGFHPTEPIVMSCSSDKKIYLGEIE, encoded by the exons atggattttaaaagGAAAGCAGTAGAAACTGCGGTTGTTCCAGTGAAGAAACCTCGAACTGACATCACAGCATATGGTGCAGGACAGAGTGGAGCCCTGATAGAATCG GGCCCACCAAGGCTCTCTAACCTGGAGGCTCCTATAATGCAGCTGAGTGGACATGAGGGTGAAATCTACACAGCCAAGTTCTCCCCTGATGGACAGATGATAGCATCTTCAGGATTTGACAgattaattt TGTTCTGGACTGTGTACGGTGAATGTGAAAATTTTGCTGTATTGAAAGGACATACAGGAGCAGTCATGGAACTTCAGTTTTCAACAGATGGAAA CTCACTGGTCACAGCATCCACTGACAAAACTGTTGCATTCTGGGATGTTGAAGTTGGGGAGAGGATCAAAAAGTTGAAAGGTCACACAACATTTGTTAATTCATGTCAGATTGCCAGACGAGGCCCACAGCTCATTTGTAGTGGAAGTGATGATGGTACAATCAAG CTTTGGGATGCAAGGAAAAAGGGGTGTCAGCAGACCTTTCAGAGCACATACCAAGTCACTGCTGTGTCGTTCAATGATACTGCAGAGCAGGTCATATCAGGAGGGATTGATAATGATATAAAG GTTTGGGATCTGAGGAAGAATGACATTTTGTACCGATTACGAGGTCATACAGACACGGTGACTGGACTTCAACTCAGTCCCGACGGATCTTATCTTCTGTCAAACTCCATGGATAACACAG TAAGAATTTGGGATGTGCGGCCATTTGCTCCCCAAGAGAGATGTGTGAAGGTTTTTCAAGGACACCAGCATacttttgaaaaa AATCTATTGAGGTGTGCCTGGTCACCAGATGGCAGTAAAATATCAGCAGGCTCGGGGGACAGGTACCTGTACATCTGGGATACTACATCTCGACGAATACTATACAAGTTACCAGGGCATGCAGGGTCTGTGAATGATGTAGGCTTCCATCCTACAGAACCAATAG TTATGTCATGTTCCAGTGACAAGAAGATTTATCTTggagaaattgaatga
- the LOC128155829 gene encoding acetylcholine receptor subunit beta-like yields the protein MKATFRVLELVILSSALLLQGEVKGSNRSELFKNVINKVDPDIAPFESALTSTYVTISLNIMSIAEVDEKQQPFSGAYLVTLGWGDSRLSWDPKMYGNISSVQVKAEKLWYPTSVCMFNEIGNDKCFDAKDKQLTVYSYGSVLYTTYLDSVSQCKIDVTKYPFDTQFCGLAMGNNNFGTEFLTFNEEYSSFLLQYLQPNEVWEIKNHTYYVNNFFISALNSTQQQIYFFLQVDRKAFYVVISTLLPVIILSVLNLFCFVVPIESGEKMGFAMAIFLTFAVFLTIINDSMPKSSDVIPYFTIYLLTQLVISGLVVVLETFVLLVHFHFSTNKEEPDTDEKLRLKKKFRVTGVHLDIAFFLFVLFSNIFSFLYFLLNVIR from the coding sequence ATGAAAGCTACGTTTAGAGTACTGGAATTGGTTATTTTATCATCGGCACTTCTTCTCCAAGGTGAAGTGAAAGGATCCAACCGGTCTGAATTATTCAAGAATGTTATCAACAAAGTCGACCCTGATATTGCTCCTTTTGAATCCGCCCTAACAAGTACCTATGTGACAATATCCCTCAACATCATGAGTATAGCAGAGGTGGACGAAAAACAGCAACCGTTTTCAGGAGCATATTTGGTGACGTTAGGCTGGGGTGACTCTCGCCTATCCTGGGACCCGAAAATGTACGGTAATATTTCATCAGTGCAAGTGAAAGCCGAAAAGTTATGGTACCCTACCTCTGTTTGTATGTTTAATGAAATTGGAAATGACAAATGCTTCGACGCTAAAGACAAACAATTGACAGTTTACAGTTATGGGAGCGTTTTATATACAACTTATTTGGACAGTGTCTCGCAGTGTAAAATCGATGTCACCAAATATCCGTTTGACACCCAGTTTTGCGGTCTGGCGATGGGCAATAACAATTTTGGAACCGAGTTTCTAACTTTCAACGAAGAATATTCGAGCTTCCTTCTTCAGTATCTTCAACCCAACGAAGTTTGGGAAATCAAGAACCATACatattatgtaaataattttttcatctcCGCTTTGAATTCAACTCAACAGCAAATTTATTTCTTTCTACAAGTGGACAGAAAGGCCTTCTATGTTGTGATTTCAACGTTGTTACCCGTGATTATCTTGTCCGTCCTGAATTTGTTCTGTTTCGTGGTACCCATCGAGTCAGGAGAAAAAATGGGATTTGCCATGGCAATCTTTCTGACTTTTGCAGTATTTCTGACTATAATCAACGATTCCATGCCTAAATCATCTGATGTTATTCCatattttactatttatttgTTAACCCAGTTAGTTATTAGCGGATTAGTAGTTGTTCTTGAGACATTCGTTCTGTTGgtccattttcatttttctacaAACAAGGAAGAACCGGACACAGACGAGAAGCTTcgattgaagaaaaaattcagAGTGACAGGGGTACATTTAGATATAgcatttttcttgtttgtccTATTTTCCAATATATTTTCGTTTCTTTACTTTTTACTCAACGTCATACGTTGA
- the LOC128191330 gene encoding acetylcholine receptor subunit beta-type lev-1-like — translation MRFTNNALGLISVSLVIFQLCKVKGWSRVELFKNVISTVDPDIAPFESDTTSTPLTITLNLMGISKVDEKQHTVSGTYWMMMGWGDPRLSWDPNMYSNITSVQVKAEKIWYPTSVCIINEIGNNKCIDAKDKQLTVYNYGFVGYLTNVESVSQCKIDVTKYPFDTQVCEVKGSNRSELFKNVINKVDPDIAPFESALTSTYVTISLNIMSIAEVDEKQQTFSGAYWVTLGWSDSRLSWDPKMYGDISSVQVKAEKLWYPTSVCMYNEIGNDKCFDAKDKQLTVYSYGNVFYTTYLDSVSQCKIDVTKYPFDTQFCGLAMGNINFGTEFLTFNEEYSSFLLQYLQPNEVWDIKNHTYDVNNVFIPALNSTQQQIYFFLQVDRKAFYVVISTLLPVIILSVLNLFCFVVPIESGEKMGFAMAIFLTFAVFLTIINDSMPKSSDVIPYFTIYLLTQLVISGLVVVLEAFVLLVHFHFSTSKEESDTDEKPRLKNKFRVTGVHLDIAFFLFVLLSNILSFLYFLLNVIR, via the exons ATGAGATTTACAAATAACGCACTGGGATTAATAAGTGTATCATTGGTAATTTTTCAACTATGTAAGGTGAAAGGATGGAGCCGTGTTGAATTATTCAAGAATGTCATCAGCACGGTCGACCCTGATATAGCTCCTTTTGAATCAGACACAACGAGTACTCCACTGACGATAACTCTTAACCTCATGGGTATATCGAAAGTCGACGAAAAACAGCACACGGTTTCAGGGACATACTGGATGATGATGGGTTGGGGTGACCCCCGTCTTTCTTGGGACCCCAACATGTACAGTAATATCACATCAGTGCAAGTCAAAGCCGAAAAGATCTGGTATCCAACATCTGTTTGTATAATCAACGAAATTGGAAACAACAAGTGTATCGATGCTAAAGACAAACAACTGACTGTGTACAATTATGGGTTTGTTGGATATCTGACAAACGTAGAAAGTGTCTCGCAGTGTAAAATTGATGTCACTAAATATCCGTTTGACACTCAAGTAT GTGAAGTGAAAGGATCCAACCGGTCTGAATTATTCAAGAATGTTATCAACAAAGTCGACCCTGATATTGCTCCTTTTGAATCCGCCCTAACAAGTACCTATGTGACAATATCCCTCAACATCATGAGTATAGCAGAGGTGGACGAAAAACAGCAAACGTTTTCAGGAGCATATTGGGTGACGTTAGGCTGGAGTGACTCTCGTCTATCCTGGGACCCGAAAATGTACGGTGATATTTCATCAGTGCAAGTGAAAGCCGAAAAGTTATGGTACCCTACCTCTGTTTGTATGTATAACGAAATTGGAAACGACAAATGCTTCGACGCTAAAGACAAACAATTGACAGTTTACAGTTATGGGAACGTTTTCTATACAACTTATTTGGACAGTGTCTCGCAGTGTAAAATCGATGTCACCAAATATCCGTTTGACACCCAGTTTTGCGGTCTGGCGATGGGCAATATCAATTTTGGAACCGAGTTTCTAACTTTCAACGAAGAATATTCGAGCTTCCTTCTTCAGTATCTTCAACCCAACGAAGTGTGGGATATCAAGAATCATACATATGatgtaaataatgttttcatCCCCGCTTTGAATTCAACTCAACAGCAAATTTATTTCTTTCTACAAGTGGACAGAAAGGCCTTCTATGTTGTGATTTCAACGTTGTTACCCGTGATTATCTTGTCCGTCCTGAATTTGTTCTGTTTCGTGGTACCAATCGAGTCAGGAGAGAAAATGGGATTTGCTATGGCAATCTTTCTGACTTTTGCAGTATTTCTGACTATAATCAACGATTCCATGCCTAAATCATCTGATGTTATTCCatattttactatttatttgTTAACCCAGTTAGTAATTAGCGGATTAGTAGTTGTTCTTGAAGCATTCGTTCTGTTGgtccattttcatttttctactAGCAAGGAAGAATCGGACACAGATGAGAAGCCTCGATTGAAGAATAAATTCAGAGTGACAGGGGTACATTTAGATATAgcatttttcttgtttgtccTACTTTCCAATATATTATCGTTTCTCTACTTTTTACTCAACGTCATACGTTAA